In a single window of the Caulobacter soli genome:
- a CDS encoding GlxA family transcriptional regulator gives MTRDIGFLIFKDFQLLDAAGPISAFEIGGRFVPGAYRLHVLAREAGPVASSSGVAITAGAFDSAPPLDTLIVSGGEGTRTPAICEATLDFARDTFRTARRTASVCSGSYVLAAAGLLDGRRATTHWQRSKDFQRRYPAVRLEPDKIFVQDGPLWSSAGITAGIDMALAMIGADLGEEVARRTAQQLVVYHRRPGGQSQFSALLEMRGGRFDGLLAWARENLALALTVDQLAQQAAMSPRNFARLFAAETGATPAKAVERLRVEAARALLDSQPLQVEDVALETGFGDQERMRRAFLRAFGQPPQALRRMRTLS, from the coding sequence ATGACCCGCGACATCGGCTTCCTGATCTTCAAGGACTTCCAGCTGCTGGACGCGGCGGGGCCGATCTCGGCGTTCGAGATCGGCGGGCGGTTCGTACCGGGGGCCTATCGCCTGCATGTGCTGGCCCGAGAGGCTGGCCCGGTGGCCAGCTCGTCCGGCGTGGCGATCACCGCCGGGGCCTTCGACAGCGCCCCGCCGCTGGACACCCTGATCGTCTCGGGCGGCGAGGGCACGCGCACCCCGGCGATCTGCGAGGCGACCCTGGACTTCGCCCGCGACACCTTCCGCACCGCCCGGCGCACGGCCAGCGTCTGTTCGGGCAGCTATGTCCTGGCCGCCGCCGGCCTGCTGGACGGCCGCCGGGCGACGACCCACTGGCAGCGGTCCAAGGACTTCCAGCGCCGCTATCCGGCCGTGCGGCTGGAGCCGGACAAGATCTTCGTCCAGGACGGGCCGCTGTGGAGCTCGGCCGGCATCACCGCCGGCATCGACATGGCCCTGGCGATGATCGGGGCGGACCTCGGCGAAGAGGTCGCCCGCCGCACCGCCCAGCAGTTGGTGGTCTATCACCGCCGCCCGGGCGGCCAGTCGCAGTTCTCGGCCTTGCTGGAGATGCGCGGCGGGCGGTTCGACGGCCTGCTGGCCTGGGCGCGCGAGAACCTGGCCCTGGCCCTGACGGTGGATCAGCTGGCGCAGCAGGCGGCGATGAGCCCGCGCAACTTCGCCCGGCTGTTCGCGGCCGAGACGGGCGCCACCCCGGCCAAGGCCGTCGAGCGCCTGCGCGTCGAGGCCGCCCGCGCCCTGCTCGACAGCCAGCCCCTGCAGGTCGAGGACGTCGCCCTGGAAACCGGCTTCGGCGACCAGGAACGCATGCGCCGCGCGTTCCTGCGAGCGTTCGGACAACCGCCGCAGGCGCTGCGGCGCATGAGAACCCTTTCCTAG
- a CDS encoding DJ-1/PfpI family protein — MPKPAPFHIVFALFPGVTHLDFTGPHQILCRLPGAQVVVASAAGGEVEADGLVFAHLPRLADITQCDLLCIPGGFGTTQAMADEDYLAQVRRLAAGARYVTSVCTGSLVLGAAGLLQGKRAACHWAWRDQLALFGATPDPARVVRDGNVFTGGGVTAGIDFALTIVAEIAGPETAQAIQLAVEYAPDPPFHAGRPETAPPAVLDRITALYGQGMDERWAAARKAAEALSVGA; from the coding sequence ATGCCGAAACCCGCGCCGTTCCACATCGTGTTCGCCTTGTTTCCCGGTGTCACCCATCTGGACTTCACCGGACCGCATCAGATCCTCTGTCGCCTGCCCGGCGCCCAGGTGGTGGTCGCCAGCGCGGCGGGCGGCGAGGTCGAGGCCGACGGCCTGGTCTTCGCCCATCTGCCGCGCCTGGCCGACATCACCCAGTGCGACCTGCTGTGCATTCCCGGCGGGTTCGGCACGACCCAGGCCATGGCCGACGAAGACTATCTGGCGCAGGTCCGCCGGCTGGCGGCGGGCGCGCGCTATGTGACCTCGGTCTGCACCGGCTCGCTGGTGCTGGGCGCGGCGGGCCTGCTGCAGGGCAAGCGGGCGGCCTGCCACTGGGCCTGGCGTGATCAGCTGGCCCTGTTCGGCGCGACGCCCGACCCGGCCCGGGTGGTGCGCGACGGCAATGTCTTCACCGGCGGCGGGGTGACGGCCGGCATCGATTTCGCCCTGACCATCGTTGCCGAGATCGCCGGGCCCGAGACCGCCCAGGCCATCCAGCTGGCCGTCGAATACGCCCCCGACCCGCCCTTCCACGCCGGCCGCCCCGAGACCGCGCCGCCGGCCGTGCTGGACCGGATCACCGCCCTCTACGGCCAGGGCATGGACGAGCGTTGGGCCGCGGCGCGCAAGGCGGCGGAGGCGCTGAGCGTGGGGGCGTGA
- a CDS encoding acyltransferase family protein, translated as MTSPAAATSTDATAPAKNHYVILDGLRGVASLMVVVFHLFEAHAGGDPQKQIINHGYMAVDFFFLLSGFVIAYAYDERWAGMSQWDFYKRRLVRLQPMIIMGGLIGAALIGFQHFSIFPKLATVPVWQILAVMLLGFVMIPLPPSLEIRGWGEIYPLNGPAWSLFYEYIANILYAVGLRKLSNRALGVLVALAGLAMVHLLVFGARGDLIGGWALDANGVRIGLTRVMFPFFAGVLLMRLGQRIRVKNAFAVCSLLLIAALALPRFGGPALWINGLYEAACVLLLFPLIVAIGAGEKSVDGVAVRTARFFGDLSYPLYITHYPLIYIYTCWVVDQKVGPAQGALVGAGVLVAAVAIAYACLKLYDEPARRWLAGKLLARGR; from the coding sequence ATGACCTCGCCCGCCGCAGCGACCTCGACCGACGCGACCGCCCCCGCCAAGAACCATTACGTCATCCTGGACGGGCTGCGCGGCGTCGCTTCCCTGATGGTGGTGGTCTTCCACCTGTTTGAGGCCCATGCCGGGGGTGATCCGCAGAAGCAGATCATCAACCACGGCTACATGGCGGTGGACTTCTTCTTCCTGCTGTCGGGTTTCGTGATCGCCTACGCCTATGACGAGCGCTGGGCGGGCATGAGCCAGTGGGACTTCTACAAGCGGCGGCTGGTGCGGCTGCAGCCGATGATCATCATGGGCGGGCTGATCGGCGCGGCGCTGATCGGCTTCCAGCACTTCTCGATCTTCCCCAAGCTGGCGACGGTTCCGGTCTGGCAGATCCTGGCGGTGATGCTGCTGGGCTTCGTGATGATCCCGCTGCCGCCGTCGCTGGAGATCCGTGGCTGGGGCGAGATCTATCCGCTCAACGGGCCGGCCTGGTCGCTGTTCTATGAGTATATCGCCAACATTCTCTACGCCGTGGGCCTGCGGAAGCTGTCGAACCGCGCCTTGGGCGTGCTGGTCGCGCTGGCGGGGCTGGCGATGGTCCACCTGCTGGTGTTCGGGGCGCGGGGTGACCTGATCGGCGGCTGGGCGCTGGACGCCAACGGCGTTCGGATCGGCCTGACGCGCGTGATGTTCCCGTTCTTCGCCGGCGTGCTGCTGATGCGGCTGGGCCAGCGGATCCGGGTCAAGAACGCCTTCGCCGTCTGCAGCCTGCTGCTGATCGCGGCCCTGGCCCTGCCTCGGTTCGGCGGCCCGGCGCTGTGGATCAACGGTCTCTACGAGGCCGCCTGCGTGCTCCTGCTGTTCCCGCTGATCGTCGCCATCGGCGCGGGCGAAAAGAGCGTGGACGGCGTGGCGGTACGGACCGCCCGGTTCTTCGGCGACCTGTCGTACCCGCTCTACATCACCCACTATCCGCTGATCTACATCTACACCTGCTGGGTCGTGGACCAGAAGGTCGGCCCGGCCCAGGGCGCGCTGGTCGGGGCGGGGGTGCTGGTGGCCGCCGTCGCGATCGCCTATGCCTGCCTGAAGCTGTACGACGAGCCCGCGCGACGCTGGCTGGCCGGCAAGCTGCTGGCTCGGGGCCGCTAG
- a CDS encoding cell wall hydrolase — MFIKSQTCADARALIGAVLVGAATGVALGGVYLAGGMAQAASQHARVSRLADGAEGNFSDAALYQAASRMDAGALAIARRHDPYTVAGGAQRDRQSALLVERLEQRQQSDSDRQPLLLRASFGGPFNPAVAPFRLTNALESSRELECLSEAVYYEARGETPSGQAAVAQVVLNRVRHPSFPKSICGVVFQGAYTHTGCQFSFACDGSMRKTRETGAWNRAQKVAARALSGAVMTEVGAATHFHTTGVAPGWGPRLLRVAQVGMHVFYRFGGRSGAPDAFSRTPRPSTADELPNVTLASLAATTTADGKSAAPIQLASAVVIASPDKPATVAGGMGGPLGQGSEPASAPAMHPTKTSSSSSDAVKSAASATGAAS, encoded by the coding sequence TTGTTTATCAAGTCGCAGACGTGCGCAGACGCGCGCGCGCTGATCGGCGCCGTATTGGTTGGAGCCGCCACCGGTGTGGCGCTCGGCGGCGTTTACCTTGCGGGGGGCATGGCCCAGGCCGCTAGTCAGCACGCTCGCGTATCTCGCCTGGCCGACGGCGCGGAGGGGAATTTCTCCGACGCGGCGCTGTATCAGGCCGCGTCGCGGATGGACGCCGGGGCTTTGGCTATCGCCCGTCGTCACGATCCTTACACCGTCGCCGGCGGCGCCCAGCGCGACCGGCAGTCGGCCCTGCTGGTCGAACGTCTCGAACAGCGCCAGCAATCCGATTCAGACCGCCAGCCTCTGTTGCTTCGCGCCAGCTTCGGGGGTCCGTTCAATCCGGCCGTCGCGCCGTTCCGTCTGACCAACGCCCTGGAAAGCTCGCGTGAACTCGAGTGCCTTTCCGAGGCGGTCTATTACGAAGCCCGGGGCGAGACCCCGAGCGGCCAGGCGGCCGTGGCTCAAGTGGTTCTAAACCGCGTACGCCACCCTTCGTTCCCGAAATCGATCTGCGGCGTGGTGTTCCAGGGGGCCTATACCCACACCGGTTGCCAGTTCAGCTTCGCCTGCGACGGCTCGATGCGGAAGACCCGCGAGACCGGCGCCTGGAACCGCGCCCAGAAGGTCGCCGCCCGGGCTCTGTCGGGCGCGGTGATGACCGAGGTCGGCGCCGCCACCCACTTCCACACCACCGGCGTCGCGCCGGGCTGGGGGCCGCGCCTGCTGCGCGTGGCCCAGGTGGGCATGCACGTGTTCTACCGCTTCGGCGGTCGCTCGGGCGCGCCGGACGCCTTCAGCCGCACGCCGCGGCCGTCGACGGCCGACGAGCTGCCCAACGTGACCCTGGCCAGCCTGGCCGCCACGACGACCGCCGACGGCAAGTCCGCCGCGCCGATCCAGCTGGCCAGCGCCGTCGTCATCGCCTCGCCCGACAAGCCCGCCACCGTCGCCGGCGGCATGGGCGGCCCGCTGGGTCAGGGCTCCGAGCCCGCCTCGGCCCCGGCCATGCACCCGACCAAGACCTCGTCCTCGTCGAGCGACGCGGTCAAGTCGGCGGCGAGCGCGACCGGAGCTGCTTCCTGA
- a CDS encoding Lrp/AsnC family transcriptional regulator translates to MTIDPIDEKLIAALKDNGRASTADLARRVGRSRTTVQSRIERLERDGVILGYGARVAPDLEHGAVRVHVMIKIGPKEARAVEAALRAIPQVRLLHSVSGDYDMIAIAATATVAQMDEVLDRIGHVAGVERTTSSIILSTKFDR, encoded by the coding sequence ATGACGATAGACCCCATCGACGAGAAGCTGATCGCCGCCCTGAAGGACAACGGCCGGGCCTCGACCGCCGACCTGGCCCGGCGGGTGGGCCGCTCGCGCACCACCGTGCAGAGCCGGATCGAGCGCCTGGAGCGTGACGGCGTGATCCTGGGCTATGGCGCGCGCGTGGCGCCCGACCTCGAGCACGGGGCGGTGCGGGTGCACGTGATGATCAAGATCGGCCCCAAGGAGGCCCGCGCCGTCGAGGCCGCCCTGCGCGCCATCCCCCAGGTGCGGCTGCTGCACTCGGTCAGCGGCGACTACGACATGATCGCCATCGCCGCCACGGCCACCGTCGCGCAGATGGACGAGGTGCTCGATCGCATCGGCCACGTGGCTGGCGTGGAGCGCACGACGTCTTCGATCATCCTGTCGACCAAGTTCGATCGGTAA
- a CDS encoding DUF1003 domain-containing protein, translating into MTPDQRLDQLSRDLLATPYAQLTEVQKSVIDLIAAEAPTGLNEALLADDRSFWDRLADKVAAIGGSWAFIGGFSLCLALWIGLNLGLRPLHLAFDPYPFIFLNLILSTVAAIQAPVIMMSQNRQATKDRLNAEHDYVVNLRAELEIMRLHDKLDALRETEMVEILRCNTETLEILKAQVAKMAEGRE; encoded by the coding sequence ATGACTCCCGATCAACGCCTCGACCAGCTGTCGCGCGACCTGCTGGCCACGCCCTACGCCCAGCTGACCGAGGTGCAGAAGAGCGTCATCGACCTGATCGCCGCCGAGGCGCCGACGGGGCTGAACGAGGCGTTGCTGGCCGACGATCGAAGCTTCTGGGACCGGCTGGCCGACAAGGTCGCGGCGATCGGCGGCTCGTGGGCGTTCATCGGCGGTTTTTCGCTGTGCCTGGCCCTGTGGATCGGCCTGAACCTGGGCCTGAGGCCCCTGCACCTGGCCTTCGACCCCTATCCGTTCATCTTCCTCAACCTGATCCTGTCGACCGTGGCCGCGATCCAGGCGCCGGTGATCATGATGAGCCAGAACCGCCAGGCCACGAAGGACCGGCTGAACGCCGAGCACGACTATGTGGTGAACCTGCGCGCCGAGCTGGAGATCATGCGCCTGCACGACAAGCTGGACGCCCTGCGCGAGACCGAGATGGTTGAGATCCTGCGGTGCAACACCGAGACCCTGGAGATCCTGAAGGCCCAGGTGGCGAAGATGGCCGAAGGGCGGGAGTAG
- a CDS encoding FAD-binding oxidoreductase codes for MLSQDHQDALAAIVGPAGLIVDAADRAAYETPARYAGGVAAAVVRPRTTAEVSAVVGYCVRHGLAFTPQGANTGLAEGSTPDGSGTHLVLSLDRLTAPLEIDVADRTATVGAGVRLSTLNAALEPHGLFLPIDLGADPTLGGMAATNTGGARFLRYGDMRRHVLGLEVVLADAAGTVLQLSHGLRKDNAALALRQLFVGGCGSLGIITAVTVEVHHRPRQSAAALLVPRDAEAVLALLQAFEAEAGASLTAFEGMSRAAMERAIAHVPSLSNPFAGGVPDYAVLVELTRSWTPREGEASLDEVLQQIAGDLLERDDSPLVDALFGPAEKMWALRHGLSEGLRASGPVVGFDLSFRRRDLARFRRDATLMLEADFPDFALCDFGHVADGGVHFNLVRTGPADPARYHALREAVLTLAVDGFSASFSGEHGLGRAFQDAYDRFTPRLVQDYSAAVAAVFGTGSASVRLGPALKS; via the coding sequence GTGCTGAGCCAAGATCACCAAGACGCCCTGGCCGCCATCGTCGGCCCCGCCGGCCTGATCGTCGACGCCGCCGACCGCGCCGCCTACGAGACCCCGGCCCGCTACGCCGGCGGCGTGGCCGCGGCGGTCGTGCGGCCCCGGACGACGGCGGAGGTCTCGGCCGTGGTCGGCTACTGCGTGCGCCACGGCCTGGCCTTCACGCCCCAGGGCGCCAACACGGGCCTGGCCGAGGGCTCGACGCCGGACGGCAGCGGGACGCATCTGGTGCTGTCGCTGGACCGCCTGACCGCGCCGCTGGAGATCGACGTCGCCGACCGCACGGCCACCGTGGGCGCGGGCGTGCGGCTGTCGACCCTCAACGCGGCGCTGGAGCCGCACGGCCTGTTCCTGCCCATCGACCTGGGCGCCGACCCGACGCTGGGCGGCATGGCGGCCACCAACACCGGCGGGGCGCGGTTCCTGCGCTATGGCGACATGCGCCGCCACGTGCTGGGCCTGGAAGTGGTGCTGGCCGACGCGGCGGGCACGGTGCTGCAGCTGTCCCACGGCCTGCGCAAGGACAACGCGGCGCTCGCCCTGCGCCAGCTTTTCGTCGGCGGCTGCGGCAGCCTGGGGATCATCACGGCGGTGACCGTCGAGGTTCACCACCGCCCGCGCCAGAGCGCCGCCGCCTTGCTGGTCCCGCGCGACGCCGAGGCGGTGCTCGCGCTGCTGCAGGCCTTCGAGGCCGAAGCGGGGGCGAGCCTGACCGCCTTCGAGGGCATGTCGCGCGCGGCCATGGAGCGGGCGATCGCCCACGTGCCGTCGCTCAGCAATCCGTTCGCGGGCGGCGTTCCCGACTACGCCGTGCTGGTCGAGCTGACCCGCAGCTGGACCCCGCGCGAGGGCGAGGCGTCGCTGGACGAGGTGCTGCAACAGATCGCCGGCGACCTGCTGGAACGCGACGACAGCCCCCTGGTCGACGCCCTGTTCGGACCGGCCGAAAAGATGTGGGCCCTGCGCCACGGCCTGTCGGAAGGCCTGCGGGCCAGCGGGCCGGTGGTGGGCTTCGACCTGTCGTTCCGCCGCCGGGACCTGGCCCGTTTCCGCCGCGACGCGACGCTGATGTTGGAGGCCGACTTCCCCGACTTCGCCCTGTGCGACTTCGGCCACGTGGCCGACGGCGGGGTGCACTTCAACCTGGTGCGCACGGGACCGGCCGATCCGGCCCGCTATCACGCCCTGCGCGAGGCGGTGCTGACCCTGGCCGTCGACGGCTTTTCCGCCAGCTTCAGCGGCGAGCACGGCCTGGGCCGGGCGTTCCAGGACGCCTATGACCGCTTCACGCCCCGGCTGGTGCAGGACTACAGCGCGGCGGTGGCGGCGGTGTTCGGGACGGGGTCGGCCAGCGTGAGGCTGGGGCCGGCTTTGAAATCATGA
- a CDS encoding DUF2147 domain-containing protein, protein MRRTQSFLVVLTAVAGLMAALPASAQDVFTYGVWRNPKNSVHVEIKPCGGGRACGIVVWANDEAKADAKKGGTPDLVGLQLLRDFALQKNGSWKGKVFVPDLNMNFNGTADFPDATTMKAKGCLIGGFLCKSQTWRRVDVVAGGTPSS, encoded by the coding sequence ATGCGTCGGACCCAGTCGTTTCTCGTCGTGCTGACCGCTGTCGCGGGCCTGATGGCCGCGCTTCCGGCCTCGGCGCAGGACGTCTTCACCTATGGCGTCTGGCGCAATCCCAAGAACAGCGTCCATGTCGAGATCAAGCCGTGCGGCGGCGGCCGGGCGTGCGGGATCGTGGTCTGGGCCAATGACGAGGCCAAGGCCGACGCCAAGAAGGGCGGCACGCCCGACCTGGTCGGCCTGCAGCTGCTGCGCGATTTCGCGCTGCAGAAGAACGGCAGCTGGAAGGGCAAGGTGTTCGTGCCCGACCTCAACATGAACTTCAACGGCACCGCCGACTTCCCCGACGCCACCACGATGAAGGCCAAGGGCTGCCTGATCGGCGGCTTCCTGTGCAAGTCGCAGACTTGGCGCCGGGTGGACGTGGTGGCGGGCGGCACGCCGTCGAGCTGA
- a CDS encoding LacI family DNA-binding transcriptional regulator, translating to MQRPGRSRDGAKVTIKAVAARAGVSAMTVSNVFNNTGKFSRDTRERVLAAIEALGYVPNSAARRLVGATPARIGLLYAGVDSLFIDTTLAAAAVASAERGLQLIARKAASPEDALEVARALQRSGADALLLLPPFDLVLSGSPAFQALGLATAAVATAAPLPDMFTVRIDNRAASRAVTELLIAKGRRRIAVIAGPQDHSDGVERLLGCRDALAAHGLALTDDLVIEGRFTFESGLEAAERLLSLPVPPDAIVAANDDMAAAALWTAHRRGLTLPRDLAVTGFDDTLLATRVWPPLTTVRQPIDRMTARALDLLLDAVRRGPGPVAPTDILEAYALVERASA from the coding sequence ATGCAGCGCCCCGGCCGGTCCCGCGACGGCGCCAAGGTCACGATCAAGGCGGTGGCCGCCCGGGCCGGCGTCTCGGCCATGACGGTGTCGAACGTCTTCAACAACACCGGCAAGTTCAGCCGTGACACCCGCGAGCGCGTGCTGGCCGCCATCGAGGCGCTAGGCTACGTGCCCAATTCCGCCGCGCGCCGGCTGGTCGGCGCGACCCCGGCCCGCATCGGCCTGCTCTACGCCGGCGTCGACAGCCTGTTCATCGACACCACCCTGGCGGCGGCCGCCGTGGCCAGCGCCGAACGCGGCCTGCAGCTGATCGCCCGCAAGGCCGCCTCGCCCGAGGACGCGCTGGAGGTCGCCCGCGCGCTGCAGCGGTCCGGGGCCGACGCCTTGCTGCTGCTGCCGCCGTTCGACCTGGTCCTGAGCGGCTCGCCCGCGTTCCAGGCCCTGGGCCTGGCGACCGCCGCCGTCGCCACGGCCGCGCCCCTGCCCGACATGTTCACCGTGCGCATCGACAACCGCGCCGCCTCGCGGGCGGTGACCGAGCTGCTGATCGCCAAGGGGCGTCGACGCATCGCGGTGATCGCCGGCCCCCAGGACCATTCGGACGGCGTGGAGCGCCTGCTGGGATGCCGCGACGCGCTGGCGGCGCACGGCCTGGCCCTGACCGACGACCTGGTCATCGAGGGCCGCTTCACCTTCGAGTCGGGCCTGGAGGCCGCCGAACGGCTGCTGAGCCTGCCCGTCCCGCCCGACGCGATCGTCGCGGCCAATGACGACATGGCCGCCGCGGCGCTGTGGACCGCGCACCGGCGCGGCCTGACCCTGCCGCGCGATCTGGCCGTGACCGGGTTCGACGACACCCTGCTGGCCACCCGCGTCTGGCCGCCCCTGACCACCGTGCGCCAGCCGATCGACCGGATGACCGCGCGGGCGCTGGACCTGCTGCTCGACGCTGTACGCCGAGGTCCCGGACCCGTCGCGCCCACCGACATCCTCGAAGCCTACGCCCTGGTGGAGCGCGCCTCGGCCTAG
- a CDS encoding YegP family protein, translating into MAHKFLIKKNKGGEFVAYFTYNNETIFWTEGYASKASAKNAIESIKKNGPDAEIDDQTD; encoded by the coding sequence ATGGCCCACAAGTTTCTGATCAAGAAGAACAAGGGCGGCGAGTTCGTCGCCTACTTCACCTACAACAACGAGACGATCTTCTGGACCGAAGGCTACGCCTCCAAGGCCTCGGCCAAGAACGCCATCGAGTCGATCAAGAAGAACGGCCCGGACGCCGAGATCGACGACCAGACGGACTAG
- a CDS encoding SDR family oxidoreductase, with the protein MSSAEGRKAVFITGAASGIGLASAKRFAAEGWFVGLSDIDAVGLKAALVAIGPANGAIFKLDVRDRAAWTAALADFAQLTDGRLDVMLNNAGVAKFGPFESHADADVDLQLDINVKGVISGARAALPWLKATPGSRLINISSCAGLYGSPSLAVYSATKFAVRGLSEALDIEWKAHGVSVACVMPWFIETPILAVGAPGSNQNMADTLREGGLPVYPVEDAAEVVWRAVHGKDLHYFVGKRAKQMRFASSHMPGAVRKQLRSRSPPT; encoded by the coding sequence ATGAGCTCAGCGGAAGGCCGCAAGGCTGTCTTCATCACCGGGGCCGCCAGCGGCATCGGCCTGGCCAGCGCCAAGCGCTTCGCCGCCGAGGGCTGGTTCGTGGGCCTGTCCGACATCGACGCCGTGGGGCTGAAGGCCGCCCTGGTCGCCATCGGGCCCGCCAACGGCGCGATCTTCAAGCTGGACGTGCGCGACCGCGCCGCCTGGACCGCCGCCCTGGCCGACTTCGCCCAGCTGACCGACGGCCGCCTGGACGTGATGCTCAACAACGCCGGCGTCGCCAAGTTCGGCCCGTTCGAGAGCCACGCGGACGCCGACGTCGACCTGCAGCTGGACATCAACGTCAAGGGCGTGATCAGCGGGGCCCGCGCCGCCCTGCCCTGGCTGAAGGCCACGCCGGGATCGCGGCTGATCAACATCTCGTCCTGCGCGGGCCTCTACGGCTCGCCCAGCCTGGCGGTCTATTCGGCCACCAAGTTCGCGGTGCGGGGATTATCCGAGGCGCTGGACATCGAATGGAAGGCGCACGGCGTCAGCGTCGCCTGCGTGATGCCCTGGTTCATCGAGACGCCGATCCTGGCCGTCGGCGCGCCGGGCTCGAACCAGAACATGGCCGACACCCTGCGCGAGGGGGGCCTGCCGGTCTATCCCGTGGAAGACGCCGCCGAAGTGGTCTGGCGCGCCGTCCACGGGAAGGACCTGCATTATTTCGTGGGCAAGCGGGCCAAGCAGATGCGCTTCGCCAGCAGTCACATGCCCGGAGCGGTCAGGAAGCAGCTCCGGTCGCGCTCGCCGCCGACTTGA
- a CDS encoding glutathione S-transferase, producing the protein MTYQLHYWPTIQGRGEFVRLALEEAGAAYVDVARGDEDDGGGEEALMADLAQGDHPPFAPPYLVDGDLVIGQTANILLHLGLRHGLAPKAEAGRLWVNQLQLTIADLVAEAHDVHHPVGMGLYYEDQKDEAARRAKEFRTQRIKKFLGWFETVLERAPKGGWLTGEDLTYADLSLFQAVEGLAYAFPHAMKRLAPKIERVIAVRDAVAKRPNIAAYLKSDRRIAFSTEGIFRHYPELDPG; encoded by the coding sequence ATGACCTACCAACTGCATTACTGGCCGACGATCCAGGGACGCGGCGAGTTCGTGCGCCTGGCGCTGGAGGAGGCCGGGGCGGCCTATGTCGACGTGGCGCGCGGCGACGAGGATGACGGCGGCGGCGAGGAAGCTCTGATGGCCGACCTGGCCCAAGGCGACCACCCGCCCTTCGCCCCGCCCTATCTGGTCGACGGCGACCTGGTGATCGGCCAGACGGCCAACATCCTGCTGCACCTGGGCTTGCGCCATGGCCTGGCCCCGAAGGCCGAGGCCGGGCGGCTGTGGGTCAACCAGCTGCAGCTGACCATCGCCGACCTGGTGGCCGAGGCCCACGACGTCCACCACCCGGTGGGCATGGGCCTCTATTACGAGGACCAGAAGGACGAAGCCGCCCGGCGGGCCAAGGAGTTCCGCACCCAGCGGATCAAGAAGTTCCTGGGCTGGTTCGAGACCGTGCTGGAGCGGGCGCCGAAGGGAGGCTGGCTGACGGGCGAAGACCTGACTTATGCCGACCTGTCGCTGTTCCAGGCGGTGGAGGGCCTGGCTTACGCCTTCCCGCACGCGATGAAGCGGCTGGCGCCGAAGATCGAACGGGTGATCGCCGTGCGCGACGCGGTGGCGAAACGGCCCAACATCGCGGCCTATCTGAAGTCGGACCGCCGGATCGCGTTCAGCACCGAGGGAATCTTCCGGCACTATCCGGAGCTGGATCCGGGGTAA